The genomic segment cactcattttattacgaattgttatattgagtagtttaaaaacttgcagcgtaagcaagcttagtgacatcgtcaaataccaaccaagtccgtctcagttggtatttcggggCCTAACTggaaaaaaactggattacgcagcgttaagtcggctctgcgtttcgtcactactgtcacatggccgacgcttgtaaacagaggagtgtttttactaaaataaaggcacaaagcgttagaaaaagggtttgaatttcgggatcccaaccccagttggaatatctaaaaaaaaaactcaaaaacgttactccgttatatacaaatatacgctaaaattgttctgtgagccgcacggaatgtatcagcatgacagagtttggaccaccctggtctaccttatcaaaaaactcccgactttactgaccaatatatcgttgaaatgcgatcgtggaaccgccacatagtgtaaatagttcattggtccaattgttgaagagaatagaaattttttcaaaataaaaatgcagcaacaaggtgaatactggaaagaaaaacaacaacaatttaagaaaacgactcataggcccatttcgtgtccaataaataagtttcagtgttcatttttagtaaagaaggttaatatgatacgtgaagacaaaaaataagcgaacattttgaagtttgactcgcctggtgaactcgtaatattttaataaatgccgataaactatataaaattctgctctaaaatttctgtggtgcccctctttgcttggtgccctaagcacgtgcttatattgtttaatggttaatccggcgctgcttATGACGACTATCAAGCAATAATTTACCTTACCATGTTGTAGAACTGAAAATGACAAGATGTACCCTTGTGGTGAAAATTAGGATCTCGTTAAAAGtgagtaataaaaaaattgttcaatttcGGTTGAACAACAAGACTTTTTCTACTTGTTTTTATAGATTCTGCGTTTCCCTGATAtttatttctgatttttcaGTCCCGTTTTAAATCTTAATTTGCTCAACTTATATCGATGTTTTCTTTAAACAATAGTAATACCTTTGCAAGAAAGATTTATTTCTAATGTATATTTACACATGAATGCAGTAACAAATAGCGTTGCCAAAGATTCAAACACTTTTAGACgatcagaatttttttctcaatttattcGAGACACAAATATAATGCTAAAAAAGCCCAATCTAAATTTGTAacaatttttccaaaattattaatatttgtaaaacACATCTAAGATATAAAACTTAATTATTTGATCAAAAAAAAGGAAAGAAAGAAATCATATATTACATTGATTTTAACATAAGTAAACTAAAATGTAAATAAGATTAAGATTTGATTTTCATGTTTCCACAAGAAGACAGGGGACTATGAAGATGTACTGggaaatattacatttttatcaGGTTacaactaaattttgatttctatGGAAACTGGTtaagcataatttttttttatcaaattccaattcagattttaataaaaatcgtgaaatgtaaacatttttatatttaacaaaaGAGGAATTTTCAGATTAGAGTGGAAGCTTgagttttcttttttatttctcaATTAATATCGACGCACTTATACGGACAATAAAATCTGTGAAATGTTAATGGCTCTAATAGTTTTTGTTCAAATGATAAAAATCCTGAAATACATCtacaaaacatattaaaaatacatttaagGAAAGAAATCACAAATTACATTGATTCAAACtcaagaaaactaaaatataaaagtgatggGGTGTTTCTACTAGGAAAGGGGGatacattttgaaaatgttttggCCGTTACAACTACCGAACATCTACACAACCCAACTTGAATTTTGAAAGACCAATATTAAAAAACTTCGGGTTTTTCCCTATTTTAAAGGAGGAAGCAAATTTTGGATGGGTAAAAATTGCTTCGAATAAAGTGAATGAGTATTTCGGATTTATAATGGTAGAAGGAGATGCaaactaatgaaacacttgtattTCAAAGCAAACTTTCTTAGAATAAAAATGTAGGAAACGAACCCATGAATGCTGTCGGGTCATGTGAATATTCGCTATGATACGAAACGTAAAATTACTCTGAATTTGTAAGAGCAATGATATTGATCATAACGTCAAGATGTCAAGTCGAATGATTTGCCCAGTCGCTTTTTACACTATTATACAAGAGGTAATCTTTCCACAAAGACTGAAATTCTAATGGTTTTCCATTTCCTAAACAATTTAACTGTACCTTGGCGGGTATGGGAAAATTTCAAGATCACTACCCTGCAGCGCCAACATATTTATGTCCAATACTATGAGCACAAGATTATAGAACATATTTCTACCCTGAATATACTGTGACAAAACAATTACGGAACTTGAAAGTTAACtccaattaaaaaaataatcaacatttggtgatttttttacttttcaaaattactTAAAGTAATTGGATGTGTCATGACTATTTGAATAAACGAAGAAAGTAATTCAACGCTAGTTATAACATATAGGGTAGCATAGGTGAAACTGTGAAATTAATCAGTTGTTGAAcacatataataaataatataactaATCAAAGTGAATAGCTTGTTCAGTAAAAATTTACGAAAGAAATTACATATTACACCCCAAATATACAAACTGAAATCGtaacttttcattttttcgaTTTGACAGAAGTTTTTGCTCCAGTTCCTTTCGTTAtgtttcaaaatcattttatattgaTATCATTAATTACACGGAAAACTTTTCTCtatcttttttattctttttatgtGATGGTTTGCAATAACAGttagatgaaaattttaaatttcacacaAGACGTAGCTGTTAAGATATGGGTGGTTGCCAATGTATTGATATGGGCTTGTTGAATCTTTGTTAATCTCGATAAACATGTTTGTCCAATCAGAATAACTCTGCCCGTTGTATGGGTACGGTCTGGTCCATTTAAAACCACTTTGCGATATCTCAGTTCCGTTGCGTAAACTAATAATCTGATCCTGAAGGAAAAAGTTAACAATATTATGTGTTTAAATTATTATAACAATTTTATTGAACTCGAAAAGTAAAGGGATTTGTCAACATTATCTTCGCTATATTGGCGTCATATGCCGAAGATAACGTagaatatgaatataaaaaaaagttattaaatataaaatatttaaatattcctaaaatatgtatataatcaacttttatatattctACCAACTTTCCCCTTAGTAGCatcatttttcataaattaagGTTCGCGCGCCATGGTTTGTTTATCCAGTTATCCGAAGTTATCTCAATcagtgttaaataaataaaacaaacttcCAATCAAAAATGATAACGGCTCTATCAATCTGAGTGAAGTCTTACACAGAGCCTTATCTGGAGAGAAACAGCTATAAGTACTCATAATAATACCAACTGCatgatattatgacgtcacaactgAATTTCAAGCGACGATAAAATAAAACGATATGTGCAGTTAGGAGAAAAACTGATTAATATCTTATATTCAACTTACAATAGGGTCGTATGTCATGCCAAGATGGAATCTTTTATATGATTCCCCGTCCAACTTGTTGTCGCGAATGAATGTCATTATCTTGTCCATAGGATTCTGGTTGTATATATTCGCCAACTCTCCACCAAGTGTTTGACATTTAGCGATTGCTGATGGTTTACTAACCTTTTCAGATGCCAACGGTATAAATATTTTCCCGTCATAGCGCACAATATctgtaatttgaatatttagcaTTTGTTAAATCAGAATGATTGATCTCAGTGTGGCGTCATACATTTGAATATCCAACGTTGATGATTTTTATAATTGTGCTCGCCAAGTGAATCACTCATACTAATTATCTAAAAGTGAGAGAATGACAGCTACGGCTTGATAAATCGTTCTGTCTTACTCAAAAAATCATTCAGTAATTTAAAAGTTACAAAGTTGGGTTATAAAATCTGAATATAATACTACAATTcgctttattttaaaatgatcaAGCGTACTTGCGTTATGGTTAATTCGTCGGGATAAATTATATTGGCACTAAGGAGGCAATGTGCAACCGCAAAGATACGGTTCTTCAGAAAATCGTAGTTCATTACATTCCAGTTGATGCTTGCACAGAGCACTGTTGGAGTGAAGATATAAAATGGTagtattgaaaaatcaaaactaCACAATAGTATGATGCAACAAACCTTGTTCAGTGAACCCAGGAGGCGGAGAGAGAGTCGGTGGAACGGATGAAGCAGTTGTTGCATCTGCAAGAGTGTTTGTGCTTTCTTGCTCTTCTAATGCCTCTATTCTTCCCATCAATATATTTACTGTTTTGTTTATTTCCACTCGTTGCTTTTCCATTGCTGAACACAAATGTTACAAATTAAAATCATAACAACTGTCTACTAACAACAAAATCACATTATAATCCATTTGCtagttttgtttaaaaaaaatatcccaAACCAAATGAAGTTGGGACGAAACTCAATTGCCACCTAAGTGGTCGGAGCCTATATGCAGGTAGCAAAGAATCTCtgactaaaaaaaaatatattatctgattgatattattaatttattcgcgttttatttttgattacaaTACGTTCGGAGAAATGATTTGCGATTGTTGGTGGACGCAACACCAATGTCTTCCGACGCAGATATGACATAAGGCAATGAAAAATGCTTGAGACGCTTGGCTGTGTGACATAATGCTGGTACACCAAAACGTGGAATAACTCTCGAATGTTCGTAAAAAAAACTGTCCATTTCAATATCGCTAGTTCAAAGGTTATAAATTCAACTTCATCTAAAGATTGGACCAAAATGTCTACAATCTAGATCTACAATAGCAAATGAAACAATCTTGTAGATTTCACCTTTCTCTACTTTTTCATTAATCAAGGCTTCAAGTTCATCATAATCAACTTCTCCTCGCGATCCTTTAGACCCGGTAATCCCCCTATCTCCTTTTGGGCCTCTTTCGCCTCGAATGGTTTCAACactaaaaataaatgtattagtctttatttttttttaacgttGGAACGTTGTACACATTCACCCATAGGTAGGGGATTCTAGATCAAAAACTAGAAAAAATAGCTTTAATGCAGGGTATATGGTACTATAGACTATAGACTAATTGTTTTAGCCTTCATAACAAGCGGTTGAAATTGTTATAGATGATACTCAGCTGCAGCTACTTCTAATATTTGTAAGATTTTGTAAAATTATCAAAACGTTAATTTGCTACATACCGATTTTCGCCATATCGGTCTTCCACATCCACACTGTCTAATTGGAAACAAATTCTATCTTGTCTCCTTCCAGTCGTGACTATGGAAAGTGAGAGTAATAGCACCGACGTGACTATTGGTGATGTCATAGTTGATTATTTTAAACGACAAAAATCTGTAAGAACAAAGATTTGTTTGGTCAtaatgtttaatatttcaacaaagTATATAAACCTCTGCATTTCCAGGCTAGTATtattttttagataaaatatgCGAACATTGTCATTTCTTATCATGATAAACTTTCACAGCTAAACTTATCATATCCTAGTTACATGCAAACACCATGCTTCGcaagaaataaaacattatataaGCGTATATTTCTTGCTCGGATTTTTTCTACAGTCCTTTCTTACCGTTGATCGAATAAAATTATCACAACAGTTTCACTTTCTTCAATATTATGTTctatattcttttatttattcagcGCAGTGGTTGTGAAATAATTATTACTCAAGAATAAATGAATACcgagtaaaaaaaaatagtaaatcatAATAATATAAGAACCACATGaataaaattgttgaaattttgaaattgtttcaCTTGTTTGAActgtacatttttatttttttattttatttattttttttttctattttttttttttttttttgctcgaCTTGCATTCTCCTTGACTTTTTAATTCATCGCTGGATACACATTCCTATTTCATAACCAACCTATTTTACGACAATTGATTATGCTCAGTTTACGTTGAGACATATCGTAATATAAAGACACAGATTAAGACATTATATTTTTAGCAAGTTCAAGTCAGCCTGATGTTTTCTTATACAACAGCCTCGTCTGTAAGCTATTAATCAACAAATACATTCTGAAGCAAAAACTCTGATCAATTATTTAGTCTAAAAACATTTTCTGCTGTTCACAACCTATGCCTTTTGCAAATCCCACCCATTACTATGTAATTCATTTTTGCTACTGCGAgacaaacaaatttaaaatcctGACAAAAACAAGTTTTCTAAAGTTACTTGACTCGAGAACCCTTCTATTGTGCTATTGAATACTCGATGAGGCAAACCCAGACTACTGTTTTCGAAACACCTAATTTCAAGTGCTTCCCTAAGACAGATATACACACTTGTTTTGGAGAAAGAAAGCAAATCAATCAATGTCGAGTACTACAGACGAGTAATCGACAAGCGAtgacatttatttcaatatatcacgTCTGGATTGTGTCATGAGATTCActcatgttttatttgaatGCTGGCGTGTTGCGCGTTACGATAAAAAAGAGATAGTGCAAGTTTCTCCTCTGAGGTGACTATAGGTCGCAGACTTGGAAAACTTCTTCCacgaaattttttaaatttctttctttttctgGTCACGCGTCGAACGCGTGATACGCGATACGTTGTTAGCGTTGTAGCTCAAATAGCCATAATAAAGACGCTTTTAAGGACacattattgatgtttttggcatttttggttgatgaaataccaaaaaattaaagaggggtgtcaaaatgacccaggGACACCCGAGGTCATtagattttaaaaccatttgaATCTTAAACAAATCCATTTgaattaacaaaacaactgtattgacgattatattctttacgtaacagaatttattgtgagacacgtgtagactaagttatattataacctaacaagtatacaattcacaatcactcgtttaatgagcctataagttgattataattagacaaatgacaacagaacgtagaaaagttgatgctgagtgcaaatggtaatggcgcagaaaatattcaaatgatcagtcttcgcgcgctgcttgaaatctaactgaaatctgtgtgaTTCACTGGCCATTccctcggtttttaactttctgaaaatgtgtgcggcccgccaatgacttgcaacctttaattttggcccgcgaacgacaaaagtttgccgacccctgagtTAGGTCATAGGTTTAGCATACTTTCGTTCGGTgataaaacgagagaaatttGTGCAAACAAGGTTTTGTGTTGtcaggtgaccgtacatttgaacccatgtgtatatccgcgggttcaatctatatgcgggtgctaaaacccatgggttagggttagtatgggttcaaatatccgtaaaacaaaaaaaatttccataggtgcaatagtgtGGAgatgcaattgtcatgggttcaaatttacatgggttcaaatgtaatggaaccgtgtCGTCATATCATTTAATAACAATAGCTTactgaacatatatatatatcctttGCATACCGAGGCTGGTATTATTCATCACATACGATATGCGCAGATAGTCAATTTTATCATGAATTTGACTTTGAAAGTTAAACTTACCTAggattaccatattttttgaacctcaaagcgggacgcctccaaagacacgaccaCTTAGCTGTGATCATGTAACTTTatagtttccgattttactacataggcctacgtTCAAAGACATTCCGGCTGTCTTCactgaccatattgtcatcgagagttcatgcgcatattctctgtttaaatatcgggttcagttcgaaaaatagaaaggaatagacgctaacgatacaaatgatccgaatttagatttttctatgtacagcaaaaggaataaagaaaaatgaaatagtctgccgttttcaagcattgagaatttacttattccagtaagtaggctagcgttgcgaTACACAGTAACCACATTTAcaagaacatgttcgtgtattatgctggatggctgaacgcaaaagcgggacttttgactGACTTGtagggacggcgggacaagacgctaaaaagcgggacgtGGTAAGCCTAAACTTACCAAATCTTAGTTGCATGCAAGCGCCATGCTTCGTGGGGAAATAATCAGTAACTTATTTTCGCACCATACTGAAAGAACACTTCatataaaattgcaataaatattgaaaaagcaTTTCGGGGCGAGGGGAGCCATGGATAACGAAATTTGGTTTTCGAGCAGTGCAACCTTGTTAACGAGTAGCGACACCAATAAGTATAATATTTCATGATCGTAATTTCCCTGGATGAAATTTTGTCTGCGGTCCTTTACTACCATTGATCGAATACGACTATGCAAgtctatttttttattacattatcTAGGCCGCCACcccaaatgaaatttttgaatatgcCATTCagaaatgaatatattatacAGTCGCATTATCGCAACAGTTTTACACTTCActttaattttatattctacattcttttatttattcagcTCAGTAGTTGTGaaataattattattcaagaaTTAATGAATACcgagtaaaaaaaattgtaaatcatGTTAATATTAGAaccacataaatgacattttggACATGAAACATGACATGAAAAATGGAAATTGTTTCACTTGTACAAACTGTACATTCTCCTTGACTTTTTAATGCATCGATACACTTTCCTATTTCATAACCAAACTATCCCACGAAAATTGACTTTGCACAGTTTACATTCAGACATATCGTAATATTAAGACAGAGATTAAGACAATATATTTTCAGCAAGTTTAAGTCACCATTAAGGATTCTTACACGACAACCTCGTCTGTAAGCTATCAAtcaacaaatacattttaaagcAAAAACTCTGAGCAATTATTTAGTATAAAAATACTTTCTGATGATTACAACCTATGCCTCtagcccagtggttcccaaactttttcaaaaaaaattcaaaacggACCCCATGCAATTTTTTCAATGACTCCCGGCCCTGTGcaataaacattaaaaaatcaatGCGTACAGTAAAAAACCTTAAAAACGAACGAAAATTATGATAGGAATTTTAATGAGATGGGTGCACTTGTTTCGTTGAAATTATTTCATCTATTTTGGGTTGGGTTTCGGAAAGCGCAACTCTCATATCATGCGTGACATCCAGTCTGTTtcggtattttgttttgatatggAGTAGAGTGGAAAAAGCTGCCTCGCACTCGTAGGTTGTGGCAAAGGGAATGAGCACTTTCAAAGCCATTTTTGCAAGATCTGGATAAGCCTGCGTCATTGCTATCCAAAAGTCACTGCAACACATTTCACGGTGAAGATTTTTTGCACTTCCATCATTAATCATTTCAATAAACTGTTCTTGAATCTGATTGTTTGTTTAAGGTAAATCGTCCAATTTGAGTCCAAATGGAGCGTTGATGAAACGATCAACTTTTTTAAAGTCTAGTAAATCCGGAAAATAATGTGTAATTTCTTCACTTAGAATTGAAACGTGGGACTTCATAACTTCGATTATATCGTCGCTTATTTGAAGTTCATTCTCATCCAAATATCCATTAAGATGTGGAAAAGGAGCAAGTGTTTTTTTGTCTAATTTAGAATGCCACAGTGAGAGTTTCATATTAAGAGCCGTCTAAACTTTTCATGGCAGTggacagggatggccaattcgaatatctcgtcattcgaatatcggaattcacgttcataagaatatcggatatttgtgtgacctcacacattttcgacgccgctttcaagacgtttccgttgaatgaaaacattctcgatagaaacttgcgcgtgattgtttttatcactcatcagcgtaacgtgttatttaggcccgtaaacgcctttacgattgtgttattttctctaaaacgaaaattttccacaaatttgttccacgataacgataacatttattttatttttgtatgcgcacggaattgtgaatctggtgaATACGTttatcggcggcgagtttctaatgACAActcaactttttgattgaaaagcggcaatttaaaatactgaaaataaaaccgtaaacaatataagttttattgaggcccgcgaaaatttaaaaaaggcttttctaggcagtgaaaatcgcaaaatttcgtgtgcctctggcacacattatgtttggtcggcgtttagaaacatatcgtcactaattgagggcgggatttgcctgattatccattactctaaattgccgtcgaatattttcgggttaacacgatacacggtttgaaacgcgactttttccctggttgtgaggatgtatataatataattaatctaaagtatattcaattttattgtgatgaaataaattttactctgagatattttactctgagcatttcgatcgagcggagtcactgttaacaagtacatctaaatatttgccgaattcgcaaaatacggataaaaacaatatttaatcggacagtttacctcacgtttttatttttatggccgcggattgcaatggtatataagagtggtgaggattttattttgtcgacgcaaccgcaggttaaattgaagacaattaaattaataagagcaagacattttaaatatgtccgtgtcggtcacgaattcatcactttgcacaacagaaaaatatatattcgttgttatattatttgttgtaaaagtcgactcttttaacaggtggcattatcacggcgatgaatatgtattttaatttactgctaaactttatatatatgtatattcattgtatgaaatgaattattctctacacttaacaggattttatataattatttgagatttttctaacggcgataacgagttggcaagattgcaaaaatacatattaaaattaaatacatcaagcAGTTTATCccgtaattttaggtcacagattgccgtggaccgaatagtaatgttttttttttgacgtaagaagaagcaaccgcgagttatgttggacacattaaattaatatataaagatattttagaatctcatagttgtcatggattgaatattttacgtaacagaatgatcattatacgctgacaagacggctcttttaacgagcgcggaatcgcggtgggattacaggcggcaatgagaatttccgattttgaaaatcctggctgcgcgctggcaatggtggtcatctattctctactaatttatttctaactccaaacacaacaatatgttacatataataataatatggttcacataaatttatatacaaatatactggtaggtagtagaatactctaggcttaaatattagaatttttccATGTTATCAAATctagaattttgtaaaatttgaccACGACGTTTGAAGAAGTCTGCACCTTTGTCCTTTGAATTTGGATGATGCGTTTCCAAGTGTCTCTTCAGTTTGCAAGGCTTTAGTGAAGAGCCTGCCAACACTTTATGGCACAAAACGCAAGATAAACCCGAACTTCACAAAAGATTCGTCGTAGCTCAATCTCTTTTTAGGCGGCATCTCGAACTTGATATTACAAAGCTGAACACGTAAAAATATAGGCCTGCCGTTTTTCGCTATGCTCTACTTACCTACCATTTTAGGCTATCTATCTGAAATacctttcaaatgaaaattataaaacagCATTCAGATGCGTACTAGAATAACTTCGTAAGCTGCCTACTGTAACTCCACCCTGTACCAACAAACATGCAAAAAGCATCGTCAGCTACATCCCTGCAGTTAGTTTACATGTAATGACAGCAATTCGACTCTCTCTTCTATATCACAGCACACATCTCTGTGTAATCACAATGGGGCAGCGTGCTCGGAGCAGAAAGTGAAAAATCAGTGTCTATAGCAGTGATTGCATAGAAGCAAATAGAGAAAAATgtatatttgcaaatttaagaACTTGATTTTTGTACCTATAGCTATGAGCCATATTACAGATTTCCTTCGCGGACCCTCGGCAAGTGCTTCGcggaccccaaaaggtccgcggaccccagtttgggaaccactgctctagccAATCCCACCCAGTACTATGTAGTTCTTTTTTGCACCTGCGAGACAAACAAACTTGAAATCTTGACAAAAACAAGTTTTCTAAAGCtactcggcggtgtggctcaacgggctaagcgttaggattaggctcgccaccgcacctctaattagtCTGCGtggggttcgcaggttcgaatcccatgcgggatggCTATGGGCAAGAGGATTgatggactcctcgccgccgtagggtggttcacgtaaccgctggtcggttacggcttcctccaccatcaagttcatgcttccgaaaaaataaaataactaactaatcccataccagacatgaaatggtaaccggacgagaggccgtggttcgccatagggataagccgtattatcggctttcctctcccacgggataaatatgtaaatcctatcctcctatcctatcctacttgACTCGAGAACCCTTCTATTGTGGTATTAAATACTTGATGAGGCAAAGCCAGACTACTGTTGTCAAAACATCCAATTTCAAGTGCTTTCCTAAGGCAGATATACCCACTTGTTGTTGGTTCAAACAATCTCAAGAAAAAATGGTCGAGTCGTTGAGAATTTTAGAactgtttaaataaaaaatagacaTAAATCTGATGTGGCCTACTATAAAAAAGTGCATAAACGTGGCtgcaaatacaaatataatatttgaacatttctAATTCTGAAATTGTTGTTGAAACGCCGGTCAGATTGGGGAGTAAAGTGCGACAACCTAACCTAACCCAACCTAACTTGCGACAATTGACACAATTTACTTTCTAACATATTATGATATGAAGAAacatatacaatatatattggATTAGAATTAGATCATCATTGAATTCTCTTACACAACAGCTTTGACCATATGCACCAATACTCTTAGCAACTATTTGCTTTTTCCTATTCCACTCTTTAATTAATTCCTACACTTCTTTTACGCATTCGGAACAACGCAAGTCTTTTAAAACTACCTTCTGCGGTATTGAATCCTCGATAGAACATAATCAGACTACTGTTTCCAAAACAACCAATTGATTCACATCGCTTGGTAATTTTGTTGTTGACCAAAAATCTCGCGACCTTGTCGCCGAGAATTTGGTACTGGTAAATGGAATAAGAATCAACAAACCAAACTTGATTGAAGAAATAAGTCATTGTTTGGctcagtgttcactattagcgcact from the Styela clava chromosome 5, kaStyClav1.hap1.2, whole genome shotgun sequence genome contains:
- the LOC120344812 gene encoding uncharacterized protein LOC120344812, with product MTSPIVTSVLLLSLSIVTTGRRQDRICFQLDSVDVEDRYGENRVETIRGERGPKGDRGITGSKGSRGEVDYDELEALINEKVEKAMEKQRVEINKTVNILMGRIEALEEQESTNTLADATTASSVPPTLSPPPGFTEQDIVRYDGKIFIPLASEKVSKPSAIAKCQTLGGELANIYNQNPMDKIMTFIRDNKLDGESYKRFHLGMTYDPIDQIISLRNGTEISQSGFKWTRPYPYNGQSYSDWTNMFIEINKDSTSPYQYIGNHPYLNSYVLCEI